A region from the Pempheris klunzingeri isolate RE-2024b chromosome 17, fPemKlu1.hap1, whole genome shotgun sequence genome encodes:
- the mchr1b gene encoding melanin-concentrating hormone receptor 1 produces the protein MDFASISNSSLSPFSTPEFLEEEHEQYNNVLMPSIFGVICFFGIFGNCIVIYTIVKKTKLCSQQTVPDIFIFSLSIADLLFLLGMPFLIHQLVGNGSWCFGATMCTVITALDSNSQIVSTYILTVMTLDRYLATVHPIRFKHVRTPFVAGAAVALVWAFSLVSITPVWMYTGLMRLKDGSVGCALLLPNPATDTYWFTLYQFFLAFALPWVVICGVFFKILQNMSATVAPLPQRSLRVRTRKVTRMAVAICLAFFTCWAPYYILQLAHLGVQRPTFAFLYAYNIAISMGYANSCINPFIYIVLSETFKRQFIVAIRPPHRGFRVAPALADGSMSLRMAPDSSHPSHSQSSRELLQNMLPVTVAVH, from the exons ATGGACTTTGCATCCATTTCGAATTCATCTCTTTCACCCTTCAGTACTCCGGAATTCCTGGAGGAAG AGCATGAGCAGTACAACAATGTGCTCATGCCCAGCATCTTTGGTGTCATCTGTTTCTTTGGGATCTTCGGAAACTGTATTGTAATCTACACCATTGTGAAGAAAACCAAGCTCTGCTCCCAGCAAACAGTGCCAGACATATTCATCTTCAGTTTGTCCATCGCtgatctcctcttcctcctgggCATGCCTTTTCTCATTCACCAGCTTGTGGGCAATGGCTCCTGGTGCTTCGGTGCCACCATGTGCACGGTCATCACAGCCCTGGACTCCAACAGCCAGATTGTCAGTACTTACATCCTGACTGTAATGACTCTGGATCGCTACCTGGCCACTGTCCATCCCATCCGCTTCAAACACGTTCGAACCCCCTTCGTGGcgggggcggctgtggctctgGTGTGGGCGTTCTCTCTGGTCTCCATCACCCCAGTGTGGATGTACACAGGACTCATGCGTCTCAAGGATGGCTCAGTCGGCTGTGCCCTCCTGCTGCCCAACCCGGCCACAGATACATACTGGTTCACCCTCTACCAGTTCTTCTTGGCCTTTGCTCTGCCTTGGGTGGTCATCTGTGGGGTCTTCTTCAAGATTCTCCAAAATATGTCAGCCACAGTTGCCCCACTGCCCCAGCGCAGCCTCAGGGTGCGTACGAGGAAGGTGACCCGCATGGCAGTGGCCATATGCCTGGCATTCTTCACTTGCTGGGCCCCCTACTACATCCTGCAGTTGGCCCACCTTGGAGTACAACGGCCCACCTTTGCTTTCCTGTACGCCTACAACATCGCTATCAGCATGGGCTACGCCAACAGCTGCATCAACCCCTTTATCTACATTGTATTAAGTGAAACATTTAAGAGGCAGTTCATTGTAGCCATTCGGCCGCCCCACAGGGGGTTCAGAGTTGCTCCTGCTCTGGCCGACGGCAGCATGAGCCTGAGGATGGCACCGGACAGCTCTCATCCGTCTCACTCGCAGTCATCAAGGGAACTGCTTCAAAACATGCTGCCCGTCACTGTGGCTGTACACTGA